In one window of Osmia lignaria lignaria isolate PbOS001 chromosome 11, iyOsmLign1, whole genome shotgun sequence DNA:
- the LOC143305808 gene encoding trophoblast glycoprotein-like → MTKFYVIFLLICASTADVSNDCDDPNWHTLETLESARLECGPFFKNRCYCMRTCYEHHHQYVVNCTNSNFLNTEPLAHLPNETQVLIFTGNYLEELPWNVFGTLDSLPDLRVIDMSRNKIREIRGKAYHHVQRVERLILDFNELSLDPAKNHPRVFSNFVSLLELHLTDAFEDDPPNLAAMLHNIFVNSNLTQLIKLHLEQNEMSEFHDSNVFCDLPNLLDLYLGDNALTALHFNISCLRNLRFLDLQRNKFKRILERDLHAMDTIVKHNQQIVVDFTGNPLDCSCKLNPFIKWMKKTKVFVRNKNNLKCYKGDTPHELHETKNCTPKLFSSASRSATALLFFLSLVLIGLVCALIYLQRAKLQKKIEPILDSVNKRVRYTSIATGDNREEL, encoded by the exons ATGAcgaaattttatgtaatatttcttttaatatgtGCGTCTACCGCCGACGTGTCTAATGATTGCGACGATCCTAACTGGCACACGTTGGAAACGTTGGAGAGCGCCAGATTGGAATGTGGACCGTTTTTTAAAAATCGTTGTTACTGTATGAGAACATGTTACGAGCACCATCATCAATATGTTGTTAACTGCACTAATTCGAATTTTCTTAACACTGAACCACTGGCACACTTACCGAATGAAACACAA GTGCTAATTTTTACCGGAAACTATCTTGAAGAACTTCCATGGAACGTATTTGGCACCCTGGATAGTTTACCTGATCTAAGAGTAATCGATATGTCCAGGAACAAAATTCGTGAAATTCGAGGAAAAGCGTATCACCACGTTCAACGGGTGGAACGACTGATTCTAGATTTTAATGAATTATCCTTAGATCCTGCAAAAAACCATCCCAGAGTGTTCTCCAATTTTGTATCCCTTTTGGAACTCCACTTAACTGATGCTTTTGAGGATGACCCACCAAATCTTGCAGctatgttacataatatttttgtgaatag TAATTTAACACAactaataaaattacatttggAGCAAAATGAAATGTCAGAGTTTCATGATTCCAACGTTTTCTGTGATCTACCAAATCTTTTGGATCTCTATTTAGGTGACAATGCACTGACAGCTCTGCACTTTAACATTTCATGTCTCCGCAATCTTCGATTCTTGGATCTCCAACGAAATAAATTTAAGAGAATTCTTGAACGTGATTTGCACGCGATGGACACGATCGTTAAGCACAATCAACAGATAGTAGTGGACTTCACCGGAAATCCGTTAGACTGTTCCTGTAAACTCAATCCATTTATTAAATGGATGAAGAAGACTAAAGTATTTGTTCGCAATAAAAACAATTTGAAGTGTTATAAAG GTGATACACCTCATGAACTTCACGAGACAAAAAATTGCACGCCAAAATTGTTCTCATCAGCTTCACGCAGCGCAACCGCCTTactattctttctttcattagTGTTGATAGGCCTTGTATGCGCTTTGATATACCTTCAACGTGCAAAACTACAGAAAAAAATCGAGCCTATATTGGATTCTGTGAACAAAAGGGTGCGGTACACTTCAATAGCGACTGGTGATAATCGCGAAGAGTTATAA
- the LOC117610328 gene encoding uncharacterized protein LOC117610328, producing the protein MSLTRRLHLDEIVTSFPELGPTVPDGGYSWIVLSGVFLVQMTIPSIFAMYGIVLAYIHENNTNNSDILSEKIMLTPILFTAFWNLSDPWAKMIVSMSSIPRLVGVIGVILLAVGTIASAYLATGGVGAYLTSGSAGAVMGIGASFVVLLSDYVLRKYFRKKLLLALTVRNIATSFGLVLVPSITYLLLYKTRLKSGLQLMTLILLPATLGTLTFRLPTQQQTPYSLLLSTDDTELPIRISSDVSKSEQQLSNQDEIENSEYGQTDERIQHGGGLLNEGSNMYAYEDLDEDVDLFVNPVSHSNSNWKYQLCALKNFRLWAAIVGWIGMKASTLYFLILFPLLSSRIVDDPYIWMPLFITASFATFLPNLISYKILKATSQNRRLYFGTASWICGTSLIGIIYANSYSWMLICALLGGISIGSLLSCQDLALYDVLGVETMHSAHRGLSTIVGLCILIFCFIHNITICLSVTALLQFLGALYWISSPVLNLIKETQYRSFHTMSRTS; encoded by the exons atGTCGTTAACCAGGCGGCTTCATCTCGACGAAATTGTCACATCATTTCCAGAGTTAGGGCCCACAGTACCTGACGGTGGCTACTCATGGATTGTTCTATCTGGAGTATTTTTGGTCCAG ATGACAATTCCAAGTATTTTTGCAATGTATGGAATAGTACTGGCTTACATACATGAAAACAATACTAATAACTCTGATATATTAAGTGAGAAAATTATGTTGACACCAATACTGTTTACTGCTTTCTGGAATTTATCAg ATCCTTGGGCAAAAATGATTGTGAGTATGTCATCAATTCCTCGCTTGGTAGGAGTAATAGGAGTGATTTTATTAGCAGTTGGAACCATAGCATCGGCATACCTTGCAACAGGTGGAGTCGGTGCATATTTGACCAGTGGCAGTGCAGGTGCAGTAATGGGAATAGGCGCTAGTTTTGTCGTCTTACTGAGCGATTACGTTCTGCGAAAATATTTTCGGAAGAAGCTTCTTTTAGCGCTAACAGTGAGAAACATTGCAACTTCATTTGGTCTTGTACTCGTTCCAAGCATCACATATTTACTGTTATACAAAACCAGACTGAAATCTGGTCTCCAATTAATGACCCTTATACTACTGCCTGCTACTCTTGGGACATTAACTTTTAGGCTGCCTACTCAGCAACAAACTCCTTACAG TCTTCTCCTTTCAACCGACGACACCGAACTTCCTATAAGAATCTCTTCAGATGTTTCTAAAAGCGAACAGCAATTAAGTAATCAAGATGAGATAGAAAATTCAGAATACGGTCAAACCGATGAAAGAATACAACACGGTGGAGGATTATTGAATGAAGGAAGTAACATGTATGCTTACGAAGATCTGGATGAAGACGTAGATTTATTTGTTAATCCAGTTAGTCACTCAAACAGTAATTGGAAGTATCAGCTTTGTGCTCTAAAGAACTTCAGATTGTGGGCTGCAATTGTTGGCTGGATCGGAATGAAAGCGTCTACTCTCTATTTTTTGATTCTATTTCCTCTACTCAGTAGTAGAATCGTAGATGATCCTTACATTTGGATGCCGTTATTTATTACAGCAAGCTTTGCTACTTTTCTACCAAATCTGAtcagttataaaatattaaaagccACCAGTCAGAATAGAAGATTGTATTTTGGTACAGCATCTTGGATTTGTGGTACGAGTTTAATAG gTATAATTTACGCGAATAGTTACTCGTGGATGCTGATTTGTGCACTTTTAGGTGGTATTAGTATTGGTAGCTTGTTAAGTTGCCAAGATTTAGCTTTGTACGATGTTCTCGGTGTTGAAACAATGCATTCTGCTCATAGAGGATTATCAACCATCGTGGGTTTATGTATACTGATCTTTTGTTTCATACACA ACATAACTATCTGTTTGAGTGTTACAGCGCTCTTACAATTTCTCGGTGCACTTTATTGGATCTCCTCACCTGTGCTGAACTTAATTAAAGAAACACAGTATAGATCATTTCACACGATGAGCAGAACAAGTTGA
- the drpr gene encoding multiple EGF like domains draper isoform X2, with amino-acid sequence MDLLIYLLAVLAAFEAADALEGPNICTRQETYKITVRVSEEQPYTVREYTWCLSFPPRCSKYKVVFKTVYKEQELTKQRPMEECCKGYTETTDGDRCIPVCSEDCVHGICTAPDVCKCESGYGGPLCDYKCPSGKWGKSCEKDCMCQNGASCDPFDGKCECTRGWTGDYCDQKCSPDRYGQNCGEECRCRNGGSCHHISGECHCAAGYTGPLCDDFCPPGKHGDECKSECKCQNGGSCNPTTGECYCAPGWTGLVCASRCPEGFWGKNCSQTCDCYNKAGCHHLTGKCECKPGYYDEKCLQLCPEGKFGLNCTSNCTCENGAACSPIDGTCTCNPGWTGEKCNKRACPDGFWGANCTNVCQCDDENTNLCHPWTGKCICKAGWDGDTCSRPCPFYTYGKGCLNRCNCKNNAQCLPVNGTCICAAGYRGEDCSEVCPDNTYGENCAQKCVCKNGATCSPENGRCNCTADNMTCDHVTGEYVCRPGYLGLTCEHPCPPNRYGLNCANHCRCKNGGECHHVTGVCQCRPGWKGEHCQTPCPEGTYGINCSQHCTCQNGGKCRSNDGHCRCTPGWIGTKCTEICPEGYYGDHCMEPCNCKSDFYTCHPADGCICRHGYGGPNCDEELFSRNVQEKDDGGYGSIVAGFLFAAIVVIAMSLAGWIYHRRRVADLKNEIAQVHYVADPPSPPEQTQFDNPVYAYQGSSKFDDGTTTLLNNFQFRNNLGTSKKINNEKAKLGLNSCTDDDDDCKGAYNRYDLKNRDADMGNPNLNVYHSIDEMDGKKVEHVYDEIKQNNDESEYDQLDNPRPVSGYKQFTRVPNGFCSKSSDSAGPSRSKDKDPELGET; translated from the exons ATGGATCTATTGATTTATTTGTTAGCTGTTCTTGCAGCTTTTGAAGCAGCCGATGCTCTGGAAGGGCCAAATATTTGTACAAGACAAGAAAC TTACAAGATAACGGTGAGGGTATCGGAGGAGCAGCCTTATACAGTCCGAGAGTACACTTGGTGTCTCAGTTTTCCACCACGATGCTCCAAATACAAAGTAGTATTCAAGACCGTCTACAAGGAACAG GAATTAACGAAGCAAAGACCTATGGAAGAATGTTGTAAGGGTTACACAGAAACCACTGACGGCGATCGTTGCATTCCTGTCTGCTCCGAGGACTGCGTTCATGGCATTTGTACTGCACCTGATGTCTGCAAGTGTGAGTCAGGATACGGAGGACCATTATGCGATTACA AGTGTCCATCAGGGAAATGGGGCAAGTCTTGCGAGAAAGACTGCATGTGCCAAAATGGGGCCAGCTGTGATCCATTTGACGGCAAGTGTGAGTGTACCAGAGGCTGGACCGGTGATTATTGCGATCAGAAATGTTCTCCTGATCGATATGGACAAAACTGTGGCGAAGAGTGTCGTTGTAGAAACGGTGGAAGTTGCCACCACATTTCTGGAGAATGCCATTGCGCTGCTGGTTATACAGGACCTCT TTGCGATGACTTCTGCCCACCTGGTAAACACGGCGACGAGTGCAAATCGGAGTGCAAGTGCCAGAACGGTGGATCCTGTAATCCTACAACAGGCGAATGCTATTGTGCACCTGGATGGACG GGTTTAGTTTGCGCCAGTCGCTGTCCAGAAGGTTTCTGGGGGAAAAATTGTTCTCAGACTTGTGATTGTTACAATAAAGCTGGATGTCATCATCTTACTGGTAAATGTGAATGTAAACCAGGCTATTATGATGAAAAA TGTTTGCAACTGTGTCCCGAAGGAAAGTTCGGTTTAAACTGCACAAGTAATTGTACTTGTGAAAATGGAGCAGCTTGTTCTCCCATTGATGGTACTTGTACCTGTAATCCTGGTTGGACCGGTGAAAAGTGCAATAAACGTGCTTGTCCAGATGGATTCTGGGGAGCTAATTGTACAAAC GTTTGCCAGTGCGACGATGAGAATACAAATCTCTGTCATCCCTGGACTGGAAAATGCATTTGCAAGGCTGGATGGGATGGCGATACCTGCAGCAGACCTTGCCCTTTTTATACATATGGAAAGGGTTGCCTGAATCGTTGTAACTGCAAGAATAATGCACAATGCTTGCCTGTTAACGGGACCTGTATCTGTGCTGCTGGATACAGAGGTGAGGATTGTAGCGAAGTATGTCCTGACAACACTTACGGCGAGAATTGTGCACAAAAATGTGTCTGCAAGAACGGTGCCACTTGTTCACCGGAGAACGGCCGATGCAACTGTACAGCAG ataATATGACTTGCGATCACGTCACCGGAGAATACGTTTGTCGCCCTGGTTACTTGGGTCTAACTTGTGAGCATCCTTGTCCTCCCAATCGCTATGGATTAAACTGTGCTAATCATTGCCGCTGTAAAAATGGTGGAGAATGTCATCATGTAACAG GTGTGTGCCAGTGTCGACCTGGTTGGAAAGGAGAGCACTGTCAAACACCCTGTCCAGAAGGAACATATGGTATAAATTGTAGTCAACATTGTACATGTCAAAATGGAGGAAAATGTAGATCTAACGATGGTCACTGTCGTTGTACGCCTGGTTGGATAGGTACCAAATGCACTGAAA TCTGTCCAGAAGGATACTACGGTGATCACTGTATGGAACCTTGCAATTGTAAAAGTGATTTCTACACTTGTCATCCTGCCGACGGTTGCATTTGTAGACATGGATACGGAG GACCAAATTGTGACGAAGAACTATTTTCACGGAACGTTCAAGAGAAAGATGATGGTGGATATGGCAGTATAGTAGCAGGATTCTTATTCGCTGCAATTGTTGTCATTGCTATGAGTTTAGCAGGTTGGATATATCACAGGCGCAGAGTAGCTGATCTTAAAAACGAAATTGCCCAAGTACATTATGTCGCTGATCCCCCTTCTCCTCCAG AACAAACTCAGTTTGACAATCCGGTGTATGCCTATCAAGGCTCCTCTAAATTTGATGATGGAACAACtactttattaaataatttccaatTTAGAAATAATCTAGGGACAagcaagaaaataaataatgaaaaagctAAACTGGGACTGAATAGCTGTACTGATGATGACGATGATTGTAaag GAGCATATAATCGATACGATCTGAAGAATCGAGATGCTGATATGGGAAATCCAAATCTTAACGTATACCATAGTATTGATGAAATGGATGGAAAAAAGGTTGAGCACGTTTACgatgaaattaaacaaaataatgatGAATCAGAGTACGATCAGTTGGATAATCCAAGACCTGTTAGCGGTTATAAACAATTCACTCGTGTGCCGAATGGTTTTTGCTCGAAATCGTCCGACAGCGCAGGACCTAGTAGATCAAAGGATAAAGATCCAGAGCTTGGTGAAACTTAA
- the drpr gene encoding multiple EGF like domains draper isoform X1 codes for MDLLIYLLAVLAAFEAADALEGPNICTRQETYKITVRVSEEQPYTVREYTWCLSFPPRCSKYKVVFKTVYKEQELTKQRPMEECCKGYTETTDGDRCIPVCSEDCVHGICTAPDVCKCESGYGGPLCDYKCPSGKWGKSCEKDCMCQNGASCDPFDGKCECTRGWTGDYCDQKCSPDRYGQNCGEECRCRNGGSCHHISGECHCAAGYTGPLCDDFCPPGKHGDECKSECKCQNGGSCNPTTGECYCAPGWTGLVCASRCPEGFWGKNCSQTCDCYNKAGCHHLTGKCECKPGYYDEKCLQLCPEGKFGLNCTSNCTCENGAACSPIDGTCTCNPGWTGEKCNKRACPDGFWGANCTNVCQCDDENTNLCHPWTGKCICKAGWDGDTCSRPCPFYTYGKGCLNRCNCKNNAQCLPVNGTCICAAGYRGEDCSEVCPDNTYGENCAQKCVCKNGATCSPENGRCNCTAGWVGVSCDRPCDDKSFGKNCEGKCKCFNNAACNPQNGTCTCAAGFTGEFCQDHCKEGYFGLGCTQICDCHEENSLGCDPATGRCTCKPEWRGIRCETKCPEGLYGSDCHSHCDCMNNSSCDPETGTCICARGWEGSDCSQPCNEGWYGVGCKEKCPEKMQDNMTCDHVTGEYVCRPGYLGLTCEHPCPPNRYGLNCANHCRCKNGGECHHVTGVCQCRPGWKGEHCQTPCPEGTYGINCSQHCTCQNGGKCRSNDGHCRCTPGWIGTKCTEICPEGYYGDHCMEPCNCKSDFYTCHPADGCICRHGYGGPNCDEELFSRNVQEKDDGGYGSIVAGFLFAAIVVIAMSLAGWIYHRRRVADLKNEIAQVHYVADPPSPPEQTQFDNPVYAYQGSSKFDDGTTTLLNNFQFRNNLGTSKKINNEKAKLGLNSCTDDDDDCKGAYNRYDLKNRDADMGNPNLNVYHSIDEMDGKKVEHVYDEIKQNNDESEYDQLDNPRPVSGYKQFTRVPNGFCSKSSDSAGPSRSKDKDPELGET; via the exons ATGGATCTATTGATTTATTTGTTAGCTGTTCTTGCAGCTTTTGAAGCAGCCGATGCTCTGGAAGGGCCAAATATTTGTACAAGACAAGAAAC TTACAAGATAACGGTGAGGGTATCGGAGGAGCAGCCTTATACAGTCCGAGAGTACACTTGGTGTCTCAGTTTTCCACCACGATGCTCCAAATACAAAGTAGTATTCAAGACCGTCTACAAGGAACAG GAATTAACGAAGCAAAGACCTATGGAAGAATGTTGTAAGGGTTACACAGAAACCACTGACGGCGATCGTTGCATTCCTGTCTGCTCCGAGGACTGCGTTCATGGCATTTGTACTGCACCTGATGTCTGCAAGTGTGAGTCAGGATACGGAGGACCATTATGCGATTACA AGTGTCCATCAGGGAAATGGGGCAAGTCTTGCGAGAAAGACTGCATGTGCCAAAATGGGGCCAGCTGTGATCCATTTGACGGCAAGTGTGAGTGTACCAGAGGCTGGACCGGTGATTATTGCGATCAGAAATGTTCTCCTGATCGATATGGACAAAACTGTGGCGAAGAGTGTCGTTGTAGAAACGGTGGAAGTTGCCACCACATTTCTGGAGAATGCCATTGCGCTGCTGGTTATACAGGACCTCT TTGCGATGACTTCTGCCCACCTGGTAAACACGGCGACGAGTGCAAATCGGAGTGCAAGTGCCAGAACGGTGGATCCTGTAATCCTACAACAGGCGAATGCTATTGTGCACCTGGATGGACG GGTTTAGTTTGCGCCAGTCGCTGTCCAGAAGGTTTCTGGGGGAAAAATTGTTCTCAGACTTGTGATTGTTACAATAAAGCTGGATGTCATCATCTTACTGGTAAATGTGAATGTAAACCAGGCTATTATGATGAAAAA TGTTTGCAACTGTGTCCCGAAGGAAAGTTCGGTTTAAACTGCACAAGTAATTGTACTTGTGAAAATGGAGCAGCTTGTTCTCCCATTGATGGTACTTGTACCTGTAATCCTGGTTGGACCGGTGAAAAGTGCAATAAACGTGCTTGTCCAGATGGATTCTGGGGAGCTAATTGTACAAAC GTTTGCCAGTGCGACGATGAGAATACAAATCTCTGTCATCCCTGGACTGGAAAATGCATTTGCAAGGCTGGATGGGATGGCGATACCTGCAGCAGACCTTGCCCTTTTTATACATATGGAAAGGGTTGCCTGAATCGTTGTAACTGCAAGAATAATGCACAATGCTTGCCTGTTAACGGGACCTGTATCTGTGCTGCTGGATACAGAGGTGAGGATTGTAGCGAAGTATGTCCTGACAACACTTACGGCGAGAATTGTGCACAAAAATGTGTCTGCAAGAACGGTGCCACTTGTTCACCGGAGAACGGCCGATGCAACTGTACAGCAG GATGGGTTGGTGTTTCTTGTGATCGTCCCTGTGACGACAAATCGTTTGGGAAAAACTGCGAGGGCAAGTGCAAGTGTTTTAATAATGCCGCCTGCAATCCTCAAAACG GCACATGCACGTGTGCAGCTGGCTTCACCGGCGAATTTTGTCAAGATCATTGCAAAGAGGGATATTTTGGATTGGGATGTACCCAGATCTGCGATTGTCACGAAGAGAATAGTTTGGGCTGTGATCCTGCCACGGGTCGTTGCACCTGTAAGCCCGAATGGCGAG GAATCCGCTGTGAAACCAAGTGTCCTGAAGGTCTTTACGGCAGTGATTGTCATTCGCACTGTGACTGCATGAACAATAGCTCGTGCGATCCTGAAACTGGCACATGTATTTGTGCTAGGGGTTGGGAAGGATCCGATTGTTCGCAGCCATGTAATGAAGGCTGGTACGGTGTAGGCTGTAAAGAGAAGTGTCCAGAAAAAATGCAGG ataATATGACTTGCGATCACGTCACCGGAGAATACGTTTGTCGCCCTGGTTACTTGGGTCTAACTTGTGAGCATCCTTGTCCTCCCAATCGCTATGGATTAAACTGTGCTAATCATTGCCGCTGTAAAAATGGTGGAGAATGTCATCATGTAACAG GTGTGTGCCAGTGTCGACCTGGTTGGAAAGGAGAGCACTGTCAAACACCCTGTCCAGAAGGAACATATGGTATAAATTGTAGTCAACATTGTACATGTCAAAATGGAGGAAAATGTAGATCTAACGATGGTCACTGTCGTTGTACGCCTGGTTGGATAGGTACCAAATGCACTGAAA TCTGTCCAGAAGGATACTACGGTGATCACTGTATGGAACCTTGCAATTGTAAAAGTGATTTCTACACTTGTCATCCTGCCGACGGTTGCATTTGTAGACATGGATACGGAG GACCAAATTGTGACGAAGAACTATTTTCACGGAACGTTCAAGAGAAAGATGATGGTGGATATGGCAGTATAGTAGCAGGATTCTTATTCGCTGCAATTGTTGTCATTGCTATGAGTTTAGCAGGTTGGATATATCACAGGCGCAGAGTAGCTGATCTTAAAAACGAAATTGCCCAAGTACATTATGTCGCTGATCCCCCTTCTCCTCCAG AACAAACTCAGTTTGACAATCCGGTGTATGCCTATCAAGGCTCCTCTAAATTTGATGATGGAACAACtactttattaaataatttccaatTTAGAAATAATCTAGGGACAagcaagaaaataaataatgaaaaagctAAACTGGGACTGAATAGCTGTACTGATGATGACGATGATTGTAaag GAGCATATAATCGATACGATCTGAAGAATCGAGATGCTGATATGGGAAATCCAAATCTTAACGTATACCATAGTATTGATGAAATGGATGGAAAAAAGGTTGAGCACGTTTACgatgaaattaaacaaaataatgatGAATCAGAGTACGATCAGTTGGATAATCCAAGACCTGTTAGCGGTTATAAACAATTCACTCGTGTGCCGAATGGTTTTTGCTCGAAATCGTCCGACAGCGCAGGACCTAGTAGATCAAAGGATAAAGATCCAGAGCTTGGTGAAACTTAA